From Sporosarcina sp. 6E9, a single genomic window includes:
- a CDS encoding type III polyketide synthase, with protein sequence MPKILSVSTFKPPHEIQQHQAAELTRALFSERFSNIERLLRVFDNGDIETRNICMPLDWFEKEHDFEERNALYIKHAVEYGVQAVTSCLKGEHTLNRPVDASEIDAIFFISSSGISTPSIEARIMNLLPFRDDTKRVPIWGLGCAGGAAGISRAYEFCLAYPTANVLVLSVELCSLTFQKDDYSKSNLVGASLFSDGVACALVAGDHSTIKANQPTPNIMATSSKFMPDSEDVMGWDVKNSGLHVIFSKSIPSIITKWLGPFVHEFLAVNELTKDDIAHFVAHPGGKKVLESYEAALGFDSTKTDVSRDILRENGNMSSPTILYVLERFMVNKPDVGDYGLMAALGPGFCGELLLLKWE encoded by the coding sequence ATGCCAAAAATTCTTTCTGTGAGCACTTTTAAACCGCCCCATGAAATACAACAACATCAGGCGGCCGAATTAACCCGTGCATTATTCAGTGAACGGTTTTCAAATATTGAAAGACTGTTACGCGTTTTTGATAATGGCGATATTGAAACTCGGAATATTTGCATGCCACTAGATTGGTTTGAAAAGGAACATGATTTCGAAGAACGCAATGCACTTTATATAAAACATGCCGTAGAATACGGAGTTCAAGCCGTAACATCCTGTTTAAAAGGCGAACATACACTGAATCGCCCTGTCGACGCATCTGAAATAGACGCTATTTTTTTCATCTCCAGTAGCGGAATTTCAACACCGAGCATTGAAGCGCGGATTATGAATCTACTTCCCTTTCGCGACGATACCAAGCGCGTTCCAATCTGGGGCCTTGGTTGTGCAGGCGGTGCTGCTGGCATAAGTCGAGCTTATGAATTCTGTCTCGCCTATCCAACTGCCAATGTACTCGTTTTATCCGTTGAATTATGCAGTTTGACGTTTCAAAAAGACGACTATTCTAAGAGCAATCTTGTAGGCGCCTCATTATTTTCCGATGGTGTAGCTTGTGCATTGGTCGCAGGAGATCATTCAACTATCAAAGCAAATCAACCCACACCGAACATAATGGCAACTTCTTCAAAATTCATGCCCGATTCGGAGGATGTCATGGGCTGGGATGTGAAAAACAGCGGTCTCCATGTTATATTTTCAAAAAGTATTCCAAGTATTATTACGAAGTGGCTCGGTCCGTTTGTTCATGAATTTCTAGCTGTTAATGAATTAACGAAAGATGATATTGCCCATTTCGTCGCACATCCTGGCGGCAAAAAAGTATTGGAATCTTATGAAGCTGCGCTAGGATTTGATTCGACTAAAACGGATGTATCAAGGGATATATTACGGGAGAATGGAAATATGTCATCCCCGACGATTCTATATGTACTTGAACGATTCATGGTGAACAAACCAGATGTTGGCGACTACGGGTTGATGGCCGCCCTTGGACCAGGCTTTTGTGGAGAACTTCTTTTATTGAAGTGGGAATGA
- a CDS encoding LLM class flavin-dependent oxidoreductase, with protein MTLKLSILDQSPIAEGSTAMESLKYTAELARKAEKWGYTRFWVSEHHDAATLAGSSPEILMAHLATVTSSIRIGSGGVMLPHYSAYKVAENFKLLEALFPGRIDAGVGRAPGGMPRATYALNDGEYRDIHKFPQQVDDLHMYLHDTMPEAHPYFGLKATPMTKSVPPIWMLGSSPSSAALAAEKGLPYMFAQFINGEGGITSAKHYRETFQPSKTLQKPKQAVAVFFACAETEEEAERIASSLDLSLILSAQGIPSKGTPSPEKALVYPYTDYEKPHVIENRKRMIVGTPKTVRSQIEQLAADFGADEVMLVMIAYDFQDKLKSYELIANEMLK; from the coding sequence ATGACCCTAAAATTAAGCATCTTAGATCAATCACCAATTGCTGAAGGAAGTACGGCAATGGAATCATTAAAATATACTGCAGAACTTGCTAGAAAAGCTGAAAAATGGGGCTATACGCGTTTCTGGGTTTCCGAACATCATGATGCGGCGACACTCGCAGGTTCATCACCAGAAATCTTGATGGCGCATTTGGCGACCGTTACATCATCCATCCGAATTGGTTCAGGCGGCGTGATGCTTCCACATTATTCTGCTTACAAAGTCGCTGAAAACTTTAAGTTATTGGAGGCATTGTTCCCCGGAAGAATCGATGCCGGGGTTGGCCGTGCCCCGGGTGGAATGCCACGAGCTACCTATGCACTAAATGACGGGGAATACCGGGATATCCATAAATTCCCCCAGCAAGTAGATGATTTACACATGTACCTGCATGATACAATGCCTGAAGCTCATCCATACTTCGGGTTGAAAGCAACACCGATGACAAAGTCTGTACCACCAATCTGGATGTTGGGTTCGAGTCCTAGTTCTGCCGCATTAGCTGCCGAGAAAGGTTTGCCCTATATGTTTGCCCAATTTATTAACGGTGAAGGCGGGATAACGTCAGCCAAACATTATCGTGAAACATTTCAACCTTCAAAAACTTTGCAGAAACCTAAACAGGCAGTTGCAGTTTTCTTCGCGTGTGCTGAAACAGAAGAAGAAGCCGAGCGAATTGCTTCTTCACTCGACCTATCGCTCATTCTTTCTGCACAAGGGATCCCTTCAAAAGGAACGCCTTCACCAGAAAAAGCACTTGTCTATCCATACACAGATTATGAGAAACCGCATGTAATTGAAAATAGAAAGCGAATGATTGTTGGCACACCCAAAACAGTACGATCACAAATCGAACAACTGGCAGCAGATTTTGGTGCTGATGAAGTTATGCTCGTCATGATTGCTTATGACTTTCAAGACAAACTCAAATCTTATGAATTAATCGCAAATGAGATGTTGAAATAA
- a CDS encoding DUF3889 domain-containing protein → MRKTFIALGIFTIVNAAPAHVQILANAQTEVPAYAKWGKLAVQETQAKYPAANIIDYLHEGSESIGDSTVEKFKLWLKEDDHEFGVFVRIEYNSATEKVIAISFLETPS, encoded by the coding sequence ATGCGAAAAACTTTTATTGCGCTTGGAATTTTTACGATTGTTAATGCTGCACCTGCCCATGTCCAAATCCTTGCCAATGCTCAAACAGAAGTTCCTGCTTACGCGAAATGGGGAAAACTTGCTGTGCAGGAAACCCAAGCGAAGTATCCTGCTGCCAATATTATTGACTACCTCCATGAAGGTAGCGAATCTATAGGCGATTCAACGGTTGAAAAGTTTAAGCTTTGGTTAAAAGAAGATGACCATGAATTCGGTGTTTTTGTGCGTATTGAGTATAATAGTGCGACTGAAAAAGTCATTGCGATCAGTTTCCTAGAAACACCTAGTTGA
- a CDS encoding cupin domain-containing protein — MDLIPTPYQLGQKAKHIAKLQTLENASIINIQLKKGETIAEHDSRRDVVIVVRKGAVIFDVEGTETIVKQDNMLYMKPFEKHSLLAVEDTDLLVFQIMP, encoded by the coding sequence ATGGACTTAATCCCGACACCGTATCAACTTGGGCAGAAAGCTAAACATATCGCCAAACTTCAAACGCTGGAGAATGCATCCATCATTAATATTCAACTGAAAAAAGGCGAAACAATCGCTGAACATGATTCTCGTCGAGATGTTGTAATTGTCGTTCGAAAAGGCGCTGTCATCTTTGACGTTGAAGGTACAGAAACAATTGTTAAACAAGATAATATGCTCTATATGAAGCCTTTTGAAAAACATAGTCTGCTTGCTGTTGAAGACACGGATCTTTTAGTATTTCAAATCATGCCATGA
- a CDS encoding YaiI/YqxD family protein — MPAILIDADACPVVNETIQIAKQYGFRCILICDTAHEMHREGAETVIVSKGADAVDFVLVNRVQKNDIVVTQDYGLAAMVLAKQGHPIDQNGRRYTDDNIDQLLFARHTAQKIRMSGGRLRGPKKRSKENTIKFENSLKKLCKELTTNKN, encoded by the coding sequence ATGCCTGCAATTCTTATCGATGCAGATGCATGTCCAGTGGTAAATGAAACCATACAAATTGCGAAACAATATGGATTTCGGTGCATCCTCATTTGCGATACGGCACATGAAATGCATCGTGAAGGCGCGGAAACAGTCATTGTTTCCAAAGGGGCGGATGCAGTCGATTTCGTCCTGGTTAACCGGGTTCAAAAAAATGATATTGTCGTCACGCAAGACTATGGATTAGCCGCGATGGTGCTCGCGAAACAAGGGCATCCAATTGACCAAAATGGCCGCCGCTATACGGATGACAATATCGATCAACTTCTATTTGCACGTCATACAGCACAAAAAATTCGAATGAGTGGTGGGCGATTAAGAGGGCCAAAAAAACGTTCGAAGGAGAATACCATCAAATTCGAAAACAGCTTGAAAAAGTTATGTAAGGAACTAACGACAAATAAAAACTAA
- a CDS encoding M28 family peptidase: MVRKTILTPILLVLCISITACSPPVQEVTSDSRDHVGSAILDSLDVDRIYSNAEELSKEPRVAGTASEKNAANFITDQLETYGYSVESQPFDFDQYIFPNQVELTIEGIEKSFSPAPFQYSVSGDVTAELINVDKGLASDYETNDVLGKIVVASISDVYFEEMVLNAAGAGAVGIIIVFKDGLQNDGWSLGKHHDDYIPTIALSPNEGKSLLNLMDDNKSLTGTITIEGANIEKHESQNILVTKPSKTSDEIIIVGAHYDSVESSPGASDNASGTAVLLEIARVLESVKTDKELRFLFFGAEELGLLGSEKYVDEMTQKEIKNTEAMLNMDMVGSADAGPLTMFTVDGFSNTVTDTAKSNQKIPLELTDLSDHAPFHKVGIDAALFSYFPLEEWYHSPHDEIDKISKERLDEVAKLVAVSVLKLSMK; encoded by the coding sequence ATGGTTCGAAAAACGATTTTAACTCCCATCTTGTTAGTACTATGTATCTCCATCACTGCTTGCTCTCCACCTGTTCAAGAAGTAACTAGCGATTCTAGAGATCATGTTGGTTCTGCTATTTTAGATAGTCTTGATGTCGATAGAATTTATTCGAACGCAGAAGAACTCTCAAAGGAGCCACGCGTTGCAGGTACAGCTTCTGAAAAAAATGCAGCGAATTTCATAACCGATCAATTAGAAACGTACGGTTATTCTGTGGAATCTCAACCCTTCGATTTTGATCAATATATTTTTCCTAACCAGGTGGAATTGACGATTGAAGGTATAGAAAAATCATTTTCACCCGCGCCATTTCAGTACTCGGTTTCCGGCGACGTTACAGCCGAATTAATAAACGTCGATAAAGGATTGGCATCCGATTATGAAACAAACGATGTCTTAGGAAAAATTGTGGTTGCATCAATTAGCGATGTGTATTTCGAGGAAATGGTTCTGAATGCTGCTGGAGCCGGTGCTGTCGGCATAATTATTGTCTTCAAAGATGGTTTGCAGAATGATGGTTGGTCGCTTGGAAAACATCATGACGATTATATTCCGACCATCGCATTGTCTCCCAATGAGGGGAAATCATTACTAAACCTCATGGACGACAATAAATCCTTAACCGGAACCATTACAATTGAAGGCGCCAATATTGAGAAACATGAATCACAAAACATACTTGTGACAAAACCGTCCAAGACTTCTGATGAAATTATTATCGTCGGGGCTCATTATGATTCAGTGGAGTCATCCCCTGGCGCAAGTGATAATGCAAGTGGAACTGCTGTTCTTCTAGAAATTGCGCGTGTTTTAGAAAGTGTGAAAACCGATAAAGAGCTTCGTTTTTTATTTTTCGGTGCCGAAGAACTTGGGTTATTAGGTTCGGAAAAATATGTAGATGAAATGACGCAAAAAGAAATCAAAAATACTGAAGCTATGTTAAATATGGATATGGTCGGTAGCGCGGATGCAGGTCCACTCACAATGTTCACTGTAGATGGTTTTTCCAATACAGTGACAGATACTGCCAAGTCGAATCAAAAAATCCCGCTTGAATTGACAGATCTAAGTGACCATGCGCCATTTCACAAAGTTGGCATCGATGCAGCTTTGTTCAGTTATTTTCCACTGGAAGAATGGTATCATTCTCCACATGATGAAATTGATAAAATCAGTAAGGAGCGTTTGGATGAAGTCGCTAAATTAGTGGCTGTATCCGTATTAAAGTTATCGATGAAATAA
- a CDS encoding DinB family protein has product MFTTIEEFLNHRGHESGSTQKILNGLTDDSLAQEVSPEDRTLGRIAWHIVQTLHEMISQTGLEFDGTLDDAPVPESAAEIADAYHSTNEAMISAMKAQWNDEVLDEMKDMYGEQWTVGTVLGILTAHETHHRGQMTVLMRQAGLRVPGVYGPAREEWTAFGGEAPVV; this is encoded by the coding sequence ATGTTTACAACAATCGAAGAATTCCTAAATCACAGGGGACATGAAAGCGGATCAACACAAAAAATATTGAATGGGCTTACAGACGATTCATTAGCCCAAGAAGTATCGCCAGAAGACCGCACACTAGGTCGAATTGCTTGGCACATTGTACAAACGCTACATGAAATGATATCACAAACAGGCTTAGAATTTGATGGAACACTAGACGATGCACCTGTACCAGAATCTGCCGCTGAAATAGCAGATGCTTACCATTCGACCAATGAAGCAATGATTTCAGCAATGAAAGCGCAGTGGAACGACGAAGTATTGGATGAAATGAAAGATATGTACGGAGAGCAATGGACAGTCGGTACGGTTCTTGGCATCTTAACTGCACACGAAACACATCACCGCGGACAAATGACAGTGCTTATGCGTCAAGCAGGTTTACGCGTACCAGGTGTTTATGGGCCGGCTCGTGAAGAATGGACCGCGTTTGGCGGAGAAGCACCAGTTGTGTGA
- a CDS encoding YiiX/YebB-like N1pC/P60 family cysteine hydrolase, which translates to MRKIIYLSFVFLMILSGSGMNAYASSVDINDGSKDFNAFVESKVMEINNLISQSANDLEDKANIIHEEVDEYVKSLSSEDIEMNLDLMEILIDNLDAVDEKVNAEFEAENGITATSWRYGDILYYGIGNTNAVGEKSFTGHTAVLTTTNYYVVEASKTKKSGNKVFHWNRTNMWQGASGIKQYKVTSKLGKNATTTERRTAVTYGLNQVGKPYSMLTSIFASDKWYCSKLTMRMWYNAGYDLRGTRGMTIGGIIAVIPYDIIIDLNTRLHKTWGSSTPGYS; encoded by the coding sequence ATGAGGAAAATAATTTACTTGTCATTTGTTTTTCTGATGATTTTATCCGGTAGTGGAATGAATGCATATGCTTCAAGCGTAGATATAAATGATGGATCAAAAGATTTTAATGCTTTTGTCGAATCGAAAGTCATGGAGATTAATAATCTTATAAGTCAAAGTGCAAATGATCTCGAGGATAAGGCCAATATCATCCACGAAGAAGTGGATGAGTACGTCAAATCACTATCATCAGAAGATATCGAAATGAATCTAGATCTGATGGAAATATTAATCGATAATCTTGATGCCGTTGACGAAAAAGTAAATGCAGAATTTGAAGCGGAAAATGGAATAACTGCTACATCATGGCGTTACGGAGATATATTATATTATGGAATTGGAAATACCAACGCAGTGGGAGAAAAATCATTTACAGGCCATACTGCAGTATTAACAACTACAAATTATTATGTCGTTGAAGCATCAAAAACAAAAAAGAGCGGGAACAAAGTGTTCCATTGGAATAGAACAAATATGTGGCAAGGTGCATCTGGCATTAAACAATATAAAGTGACTTCTAAACTGGGAAAGAACGCAACCACAACCGAACGGAGAACAGCGGTAACCTATGGGTTAAATCAAGTCGGAAAACCATACTCGATGTTGACATCTATTTTCGCGAGCGATAAATGGTATTGCTCAAAACTGACGATGAGAATGTGGTATAACGCAGGTTATGACTTGAGGGGGACTAGAGGTATGACAATCGGGGGAATTATTGCCGTAATTCCGTACGATATCATAATCGACTTAAACACACGTTTGCACAAAACGTGGGGAAGTAGTACACCGGGTTATTCTTGA
- a CDS encoding DUF4097 family beta strand repeat-containing protein: MTENQFISELETAINRLPEEERNDILIDIREYFSDGREDGKTDDEIASSLGSPAKIAADLLDSYPFVQNETPAKISDEYITITDNSYTNVDIDVQHGALFVRPAHDTTTTVELIGSNEKLELTAQVVGDTLVVRLKSLRHWLLMFNFNMKAVTLNVFIPKKLYQKFAMKTDNGRIDATKIIGKTVTANTDNGRIQLKEIAATSLTAETDNGRIDLENVQVDHVRTKTDNGRIEMSHIDAESIGAESDNGRIVLEHVKGSVVGITDNGRIILQTENLDRNIDLKTDNGSILVESRMEPTNVSIHAKTGHGRVDIFGDSNSRTVIGAGENTIRLKSDNGRITVK, translated from the coding sequence ATGACTGAAAACCAATTTATAAGTGAACTTGAAACGGCTATAAATCGCTTACCCGAAGAGGAACGAAACGATATTCTCATTGATATCCGCGAATATTTTTCAGATGGACGCGAGGACGGAAAAACAGACGATGAAATTGCTTCTTCCCTTGGGTCTCCTGCAAAAATAGCTGCTGACCTTCTCGATTCATATCCATTTGTTCAAAATGAAACACCTGCGAAAATAAGCGATGAATACATTACAATTACAGATAACAGCTATACAAATGTCGATATCGATGTTCAACACGGCGCACTTTTTGTTAGACCCGCTCACGATACGACAACGACTGTGGAACTCATCGGCTCGAATGAGAAACTTGAATTGACTGCGCAAGTAGTCGGCGATACTTTAGTTGTCCGGTTGAAAAGTTTACGTCATTGGTTATTAATGTTCAATTTTAATATGAAAGCAGTGACTCTTAACGTGTTTATTCCAAAGAAGTTGTACCAAAAGTTTGCGATGAAAACGGATAATGGCCGTATTGACGCTACTAAAATTATTGGGAAGACTGTAACTGCAAACACGGACAATGGACGCATTCAACTAAAAGAAATTGCTGCCACTTCCCTAACAGCCGAAACAGATAATGGCCGCATTGACCTAGAAAATGTTCAAGTGGATCATGTCAGAACGAAGACGGATAACGGACGAATTGAAATGAGCCATATCGATGCCGAAAGTATCGGTGCCGAATCGGATAACGGGCGAATTGTGCTTGAACATGTAAAAGGTTCCGTTGTGGGAATTACAGACAATGGACGAATTATTTTACAAACGGAAAATCTAGATCGGAATATCGATTTGAAAACAGATAATGGCAGTATTTTGGTAGAATCAAGAATGGAACCAACGAACGTTTCCATCCATGCCAAAACAGGTCATGGTCGTGTAGATATTTTTGGGGATAGTAACTCGCGTACAGTCATTGGCGCTGGGGAAAATACCATTCGATTGAAATCAGATAATGGAAGAATCACAGTTAAGTAG
- a CDS encoding PadR family transcriptional regulator, whose translation MNVQFKKGVLNLCVLVLLDKQDRYGYELVQKISNQISISEGSVYPLLRRLTKEGYFTTYLQESSEGPPRKYYKLTDTGRTYLHEQLVDWRNFTEGVNTLIEECVRND comes from the coding sequence ATGAATGTACAATTTAAAAAAGGCGTATTAAACCTATGCGTTCTCGTTCTTTTAGACAAACAGGACCGCTACGGCTACGAACTCGTTCAAAAAATATCTAACCAGATTTCCATCTCAGAAGGATCAGTTTATCCGTTACTTCGCCGTTTAACAAAAGAAGGTTATTTTACAACCTATCTACAAGAATCCTCTGAAGGTCCCCCGAGAAAATACTATAAATTAACGGATACGGGCCGAACTTATTTACACGAGCAATTGGTTGATTGGCGAAACTTCACTGAAGGCGTCAATACATTAATCGAGGAGTGTGTGCGAAATGACTGA
- a CDS encoding DNA alkylation repair protein has translation MKKAWDYKGIVEKFEANRNVEQAGPMAAYMKNHFTFLGIKSPLRKQLLREVFVEYSLPEPDQLFEEVWKLYELPEREYQYAAFALLEKMKKHLSAEDLPELRRLIETKSWWDSVDSIAPKFVGDIVKADPERGEKVMLEWAQSDNMWTNRAAILCQLKFKQAMNTDLLFEIIQRHLDSNEFFIQKAIGWVLREYAKTNPEVVKAFVAEHPLKPLSKREALKHFK, from the coding sequence TTGAAAAAAGCATGGGATTATAAAGGAATCGTTGAAAAATTTGAGGCGAATCGTAATGTGGAACAAGCTGGCCCTATGGCGGCGTATATGAAAAACCATTTCACTTTCCTGGGAATCAAAAGTCCGCTTCGTAAACAATTACTACGCGAAGTTTTTGTGGAATATTCATTGCCGGAACCTGATCAGTTGTTTGAGGAAGTGTGGAAACTGTATGAACTACCTGAACGTGAATACCAGTATGCGGCATTTGCATTGCTTGAGAAAATGAAGAAACACTTGTCCGCTGAAGATTTACCCGAATTACGTAGGCTAATCGAAACGAAGTCTTGGTGGGACAGCGTGGATTCAATTGCACCGAAGTTTGTTGGCGACATTGTGAAAGCAGATCCTGAACGTGGTGAAAAAGTGATGCTGGAATGGGCTCAGTCCGATAATATGTGGACGAATCGTGCTGCGATTCTCTGCCAATTAAAATTTAAACAGGCGATGAATACGGATTTATTATTTGAGATAATCCAGCGACATCTGGATTCCAATGAATTCTTTATCCAAAAAGCGATTGGCTGGGTTTTGCGAGAGTACGCCAAGACGAATCCAGAAGTCGTGAAAGCATTTGTAGCCGAACATCCGTTGAAACCGTTGAGTAAGCGTGAAGCGTTGAAGCATTTTAAGTGA